Proteins encoded within one genomic window of Synechococcus sp. PCC 7335:
- a CDS encoding hybrid sensor histidine kinase/response regulator, translating to MSDSPTQPISILVVDDDAIDRMALHRSLRGTSLNTVVQEATNVEEALKTVFDSRYDCIFVDYHLPGQDGLAFVRKVRQEGIDTPLVVLTGQGSEQTAVELMKAGASDYLPKNKLSPETLTRIVLSALRMYQAEILVKQTNQRISEKNRQLERINRELERKQQQIYRQNLQLQEVSRLKSEFLATMSHELRTPLNAIIGFSQILLGGKKGDINETQRDMLGRVLSNGRHLLELISDILELSKIEAGRLELEPCKMDLVKLVEETVEELQSLITPKQLDLKVDITLNDPIITNDPTRVRQVLINLLSNAIKFTQHGSITVSIKSLTTKHSCMNGGSEEILLSVSDTGCGISDVDQPYIFEAFHQSDQRTNRHHAGTGLGLAITYSLVKMMCGDITVESQVDKGSTFRVRIPHEVCVETASANALNTLSR from the coding sequence ATGTCTGATAGCCCTACCCAACCTATAAGCATTCTGGTCGTAGATGACGATGCGATCGACCGGATGGCATTGCATAGATCGCTTAGAGGCACTTCTTTAAACACGGTTGTTCAAGAGGCTACCAATGTGGAAGAGGCCCTTAAGACAGTCTTTGATTCCAGGTATGATTGCATATTTGTCGACTATCATCTGCCTGGACAAGATGGACTCGCTTTTGTTAGAAAGGTCCGGCAAGAGGGAATTGATACCCCTTTAGTTGTATTGACAGGCCAAGGAAGCGAGCAGACGGCGGTAGAACTGATGAAAGCAGGTGCGTCGGACTATCTACCTAAAAATAAACTGTCTCCGGAAACGCTTACTCGCATTGTCCTCAGTGCTTTACGGATGTATCAGGCTGAAATCCTTGTTAAGCAAACCAACCAACGGATATCAGAGAAAAATAGGCAGCTAGAGAGGATAAACCGAGAGCTAGAAAGAAAGCAACAGCAGATCTATCGTCAGAATCTTCAGCTGCAGGAAGTTTCTCGTCTGAAGTCTGAATTTCTAGCGACAATGTCACATGAGCTTAGAACACCACTTAACGCCATTATTGGCTTTTCCCAGATCTTATTAGGCGGCAAAAAAGGAGATATAAACGAAACACAAAGGGATATGTTAGGCCGAGTTCTTTCTAACGGCCGGCATTTGCTAGAGCTAATTAGCGATATCTTAGAACTCTCGAAAATAGAGGCAGGTAGACTTGAGCTTGAGCCATGCAAGATGGACCTTGTCAAACTGGTAGAAGAGACCGTGGAAGAGCTGCAATCGCTGATTACGCCCAAACAGCTTGATCTTAAAGTAGACATTACTCTAAATGATCCAATTATCACAAACGATCCCACTCGTGTACGGCAAGTCCTAATCAATCTACTTTCCAATGCTATCAAGTTCACTCAACATGGGTCGATCACCGTATCGATCAAGTCTTTGACAACAAAACATAGCTGTATGAACGGTGGAAGCGAAGAGATTTTGCTTTCAGTTTCTGATACTGGTTGTGGAATTAGTGATGTAGATCAACCGTATATATTTGAAGCGTTTCATCAAAGTGATCAGAGGACAAATCGACATCACGCAGGTACAGGCCTAGGGTTAGCCATCACCTATTCACTGGTAAAGATGATGTGTGGTGATATCACAGTAGAGAGCCAGGTAGATAAGGGCTCTACTTTTCGGGTGAGAATTCCCCACGAAGTTTGCGTCGAAACAGCCTCTGCCAATGCGCTAAATACGCTCAGCCGATAG
- a CDS encoding hybrid sensor histidine kinase/response regulator — translation MLSQPVRILAVDDVPDNLFILESILADINEYDITCVEDGKTAIEKVVASPPDLILLDVMMPGIDGYEVTRRIRENKSLPYIPILLVTAHDHSSLAEGLDSGADDFIRKPFDIDELMARVRSLIRLKHSLDEQSEMIRQRDDFVARLTHDLRTPLVAANRMLSLCLEDAFGTPPDSVKEALSSIITNNENLLQMTNTLLQVYRHEAGHKKLICSAFSAYTLVNEVVKELKPLADEKGIDLSIKALSVDGEVQGESASDSYWIEGDRIELRRLLTNLLGNAIKFTDSGYVAVQLSINPKAEHVPSAEAVEIAIKDTGPGIEEEAQKRIFEWFYQGTHMKSGSGLGLHLSKRIAEMHKGTLKLESEVGQGSTFTLMLPTASCA, via the coding sequence GTGTTATCTCAACCGGTAAGAATTCTAGCTGTCGATGATGTTCCAGATAACCTATTTATCTTGGAATCTATTCTGGCTGATATAAATGAATACGACATTACCTGTGTAGAAGATGGCAAAACGGCGATTGAGAAGGTCGTAGCAAGTCCACCAGATCTAATTTTGTTGGATGTGATGATGCCAGGTATAGATGGCTATGAGGTCACTCGTCGAATTAGGGAAAACAAATCACTTCCATACATTCCAATATTGCTAGTGACGGCGCACGATCATTCTAGCCTGGCCGAAGGATTAGACTCTGGGGCAGATGATTTTATCCGTAAGCCCTTTGATATTGATGAGCTGATGGCTAGGGTACGATCGCTTATCCGTTTGAAGCATTCTTTGGACGAACAGTCCGAGATGATCCGCCAGAGAGATGATTTTGTCGCCCGGCTTACGCATGATCTACGCACGCCGCTGGTAGCTGCCAACAGAATGCTTAGCCTTTGTTTGGAAGATGCGTTTGGAACTCCGCCCGACTCGGTTAAGGAAGCGCTTTCTAGTATTATCACTAACAACGAGAATCTGTTGCAGATGACTAACACACTGCTTCAGGTCTATCGTCACGAGGCTGGTCACAAAAAACTGATTTGTTCTGCTTTTTCAGCTTATACCCTAGTTAATGAGGTGGTAAAAGAGCTGAAACCGCTTGCTGACGAAAAGGGTATTGATCTGAGTATAAAGGCGCTTTCAGTCGATGGTGAAGTCCAAGGTGAAAGCGCCTCTGACTCTTATTGGATTGAAGGTGATCGCATCGAGCTTAGGCGGCTACTGACTAATCTATTGGGCAACGCTATAAAGTTTACTGACTCTGGGTACGTAGCTGTTCAGCTTTCTATCAATCCGAAGGCTGAACACGTGCCGTCGGCTGAGGCAGTCGAAATTGCTATTAAGGACACCGGCCCTGGAATTGAAGAAGAAGCTCAGAAGAGAATTTTTGAGTGGTTTTATCAGGGAACTCATATGAAATCAGGTAGCGGACTTGGTCTCCACCTATCTAAGCGCATTGCTGAAATGCACAAAGGGACTCTCAAACTAGAATCCGAGGTCGGTCAAGGCAGCACTTTTACTCTCATGTTACCTACTGCTAGCTGTGCATAA